One stretch of Gambusia affinis linkage group LG05, SWU_Gaff_1.0, whole genome shotgun sequence DNA includes these proteins:
- the LOC122831091 gene encoding NACHT, LRR and PYD domains-containing protein 3-like isoform X1, with protein sequence MHVSHGHLYGNFTMSQSEESMEASVPKNDGVSYENGTLVGPQRNEEKSSTSDSQSPSLKNLKSMDHPPTFQKENGVSKAEQMKFPMKTNKSLDCPIGFKHLMRRTVNSPTPSVVSLKSNNSMDYPVNFKRSSFAGFRHKTVNSSTPSVVSLKSNNSMDYPVNFKGSSWSGFGQKMGNSSTPSVVSLKSNNSMDYPVNFKGSSSSGCGQKMGNSSTPSVVSLKSNNSMDYPVNFKGSSSSGCGQKMGNSSTPSVVSLKSNNSMDYPVNFEGSSSSGSDDKTLEKTSRFHGDLRKVFERLERETVTLVRSELKKLHQLLTPKRLWTHDVIRDVFHCEEREKILTGEEDEVINFLREFLRMRKHGDFADALSSSRSVRSPSKDKDESHVTKLSELEDQQLKSERIPPKADMDTIFKNLEGNIVVFVENELRSFHKLLNRETVHSQDEDEEGLNWEEEEQKKITKEAFLNMILKYLRRMEQEGMAFALLNNSVMSKCQLKLKSNLKERLAYVLEGMAKDGHPTLLNKIYTDLYITEGREEVICDHEVKHFEKALKRIVKPLTIRCEELFKPITGRDKPVRTVMTEGVAGIGKTVLTQKFALDRAEGKNNQDIQFTFPFSFRGLNMVKDKKFSLVELIHLFFPEMKEAGICSFEHFRVLFIFDGLDECRFPLYLKTKEILTKVTQSASLEILLANLFKGRLLPSALVWITTRPAAAHHIPPEFVDMMTEVRGFNDPQKKEYFRKRFTEEEESKRVISHIKSSRSLYIMCHIPVFCWIIATVLEDAIKTREEADLPNSLTEMYILFLVVLSKVKNVKYDENADKNAFWTPETRKMIESLGKLAFEQLMKGNLVFYESDLTECGIDVRAASVYSGVFTEIFQEERGFFHQNMFCFVHLSIQEFLAALHVHLTFINTGVNLLDEEESVSPGSKISEEQIEHFYKNAVEKTIDSPSGKLDLFLRFLLGLSLKTNQTLLQGFVTERRTSSSSLKNIALYIKKRIEEIQCPYDKANLFHCLNELKELSLVAEIEQILKSGKLETENFSKAQWGALFHILLSSDDYEKNFDMRKYYISKEAQENFAPLLICSTKAVLSCCFLNEESYTLIGDILSNPSCLLKDLDLSNNDMKDSGLKLLCEGISKPVCKLETLRLSGCLITREGCEVLASALASNPSHLKELDLRYNYPEEHGVALLSAGLEDPNWALTTLRVEPSGLQFLKPGLRKYAVEPILDSTTTHRNLTLSEFNRIMTVGQGEKVSWSDAEELLGRHDLTGRCYWEAEWRGKASIGVTYKEIRKRGEINRCGPGMNDQSWALLCSKEGFSVLHNNNITKIYVDPSNKVGVYVDWPGGTVSFFGVFPDKMTYLHTYNTKFTQPLYPVLRIEPVKIRMATML encoded by the exons ATGCATGTCTCTCATGGACACTTATACG GAAACTTTACAATGAGTCAGTCTGAGGAAAGCATGGAGGCGTCTGTGCCCAAAAATGATGGTGTGTCCTATGAAAACGGTACACTGGTCGGACCTCAAAG GAACGAGGAGAAAAGCTCCACATCTGATTCACAGAGTCCTTccctgaaaaatctgaaatccaTGGATCATCCTCCTACTTTCCAAAAGGAAAACGGAGtttcaaa ggCAGAGCAGATGAAGTTCCCCATGAAAACGAACAAATCCTTGGATTGTCCAATTGGTTTTAAACA TTTGATGCGGAGAACAGTAAACTCTCCTACACCAAGTGTTGTGTCTCTAAAGAGCAACAACTCGATGGATTACCCTGTTAATTTTAAACGTTCTTCATTTGCAGG tttcaggCATAAAACAGTAAACTCTTCTACACCAAGCGTTGTGTCGCTAAAGAGCAACAACTCAATGGATTACCCTGTTAATTTTAAAGGTTCTTCATGGTCAGG TTTTGGGCAGAAAATGGGAAACTCTTCCACACCGAGCGTTGTGTCCCTAAAGAGCAACAACTCGATGGATTACCCCGTCAATTTTAAAGGTTCTTCGTCTTCAGG ttgTGGGCAGAAAATGGGAAACTCTTCCACACCGAGCGTTGTGTCCCTAAAGAGCAACAACTCGATGGATTACCCCGTCAATTTTAAAGGTTCTTCATCTTCAGG ttgtgGGCAGAAAATGGGAAACTCTTCCACACCGAGCGTTGTGTCTCTAAAGAGCAACAACTCGATGGATTACCCCGTCAATTTTGAAGGTTCTTCATCTTCAGG ATCTGATGACAAAACACTGGAGAAGACCAGCAGATTTCATGGAGACCTTCGTAAAGTTTTTGAG AGACTTGAGAGAGAAACTGTCACTCTTGTAAGGAGCGAACTGAAGAAACTTCATCAGCTGTTAACTCCGAAACGCCTTTGGACACATGATGTGATCAGAGACGTGTTTCATTGTGAGGAAAGAGAGAAGATCCTTACCGGAGAAGAAGACGAGGTCATAAACTTCCTGAGGGAATTTTTGAGGATGAGGAAGCATGGAGACTTTGCTGACGCTCTATCGTCCA GTCGCTCTGTCAGAAGCCCATCTAAGGACAAAGATGAGTCACATGTGACCAAACTCTCTGAACTTGAAGACCAGCAGCTCAAATCTGAGAG AATCCCCCCAAAGGCAGACATGGACACAATATTTAAG AATCTTGAGGGGAACATTGTTGTCTTTGTTGAGAATGAGCTGAGAAGTTTTCATAAGCTCTTAAACAGAGAGACTGTTCATAGCCaagatgaggatgaagagggTTTAAAttgggaggaggaagagcagaagaaaattaCCAAAGAAGCTTTTCTGAACATGATCTTGAAGTATTTGAGAAGAATGGAGCAAGAAGGGATGGCCTTTGCTCTACTAAACA aTAGTGTTATGTCCAAATGCCAACTTAAACTCAAATCCAACCTGAAGGAGAGGCTAGCATATGTGCTTGAAGGAATGGCCAAAGACGGTCATCCAACCCTTCTTAATAAGATCTACACTGACCTCTACATAACTGAAGGACGTGAAGAGGTCATCTGTGACCAtgaagtgaaacattttgaaaaagctcTCAAAAGAATAGTTAAACCACTAACAATCAGATGTGAAGAGCTCTTCAAACCCATTACAGGAAGAGACAAACCAGTAAGAACAGTGATGACAGAgggagtggctggcattggAAAAACAGTCTTGACACAGAAGTTTGCGCTGGACAGggctgaaggaaaaaataaccAAGACATCCAGTTCACATTTCCATTTTCCTTTAGAGGACTGAACATGGTGAAGgacaaaaagttcagtttggttGAACTTATTCATCTTTTCTTCCCTGAAATGAAAGAAGCTGGAATCTGCTCTTTTGAACACTTCAGAgttttgttcatctttgatggtcTGGATGAGTGTCGATTTCCTCTGTATCTGAAAACCAAAGAGATCCTGACCAAGGTTACACAGTCCGCCTCATTAGAGATACTGCTGGCAAACCTTTTCAAGGGGAGGTTACTTCCTTCAGCTCTTGTCTGGATCACAACTCGACCTGCAGCAGCCCATCACATCCCTCCTGAGTTTGTTGACATGATGACTGAAGTGAGAGGATTCAATGATCCTCAGAAGAAGGAGTACTTCAGAAAGAGAttcacagaggaagaggaaagcaAAAGAGTAATTTCTCATATCAAATCATCAAGAAGCCTCTACATTATGTGCCATATCCCTGTCTTCTGCTGGATCATTGCTACAGTTCTAGAGGATGCCATTAAAACCAGAGAAGAAGCAGACCTACCCAACTCCCTGACAGAGATGTATATCCTCTTCCTGGTGGTTCTGTCCAAGGTGAAGAATGTCAAGTATGATGAAAACGCTGACAAAAATGCCTTCTGGACTCCAGAGACCAGGAAGATGATTGAATCCTTGGGAAAACTGGCCTTTGAGCAGTTAATGAAAGGCAACCTGGTTTTCTATGAATCTGACCTGACAGAGTGCGGCATTGATGTCAGAGCAGCCTCAGTGTATTCAGGGGTGTTCACAGAGATCTTTCAGGAGGAGAGAGGGTTTTTCCATCAGAACATGTTCTGCTTTGTCCACTTGAGCAttcaggagtttctggctgctcttCATGTCCATCTGACATTCATCAACACTGGCGTCAATCTGCTGGACGAAGAGGAATCAGTCTCACCTGGGTCAAAGATCTCTGAAGAACAAATTGAGCACTTCTACAAGAATGCTGTAGAGAAAACTATAGATAGTCCAAGTGGCAAACTGGATCTGTTTCTGAGATTCCTTCTTGGTCTTTCTCTGAAAACCAATCAGACGCTCCTGCAAGGCTTTGTGACGGAAAGAAGAACATCAAGCAGTTCATTGAAAAACATAGCTCTGTACATCAAGAAGAGGATTGAAGAGATTCAGTGTCCCTATGATAAAGCCAATTTATTTCACTGTCTAAATGAACTGAAGGAACTTTCTTTAGTGGCAGAGATTGAACAAATCTTGAAATCAGGAAAACTGGAGACAGAAAATTTCTCTAAAGCTCAGTGGGGAGCACTGTTCCACATTCTGCTGTCTTCAGACGATTATGAGAAAAACTTTGATATGAGAAAGTATTATATTTCAAAGGAGGCTCAAGAGAATTTTGCTCCACTCTTAATATGCTCAACTAAAGCTGT ACTCAGCTGCTGTTTCCTGAATGAGGAAAGCTATACACTTATTGGAGATATTCTCAGTAATCCGTCCTGTTTATTGAAAGACTTGGACCTGAGTAACAACGACATGAAAGATTCAGGACTGAAGCTGCTGTGTGAAGGCATTTCCAAACCAGTCTGTAAACTTGAAACCTTAAG GTTGTCAGGTTGTTTAATCACAAGAGAAGGTTGTGAAGTTCTGGCATCAGCTCTGGCTTCTAACCCGTCTCACCTCAAAGAGTTGGACCTGCGTTACAATTACCCAGAAGAACATGGAGTGgctctcctctctgctggaCTGGAAGACCCAAACTGGGCATTAACAACTCTTAG GGTGGAGCCGAGTggattacagtttttaaaacccGGTCTGAGGAAGT ATGCCGTTGAACCCATCCTGGACTCCACCACCACACACAGAAACCTCACACTCTCTGAATTTAACAGAATAATGACAGTGGGACAAGGAGAGAAGGTCTCTTGGTCTGATGCCGAGGAGCTGCTGGGTAGACATGATCTCACTGGTCGCTGTTACTGGGAGGCAGAGTGGAGAGGAAAAGCTTCCATTGGAGTGACatacaaagaaatcagaaagaGAGGGGAAATAAATCGCTGTGGTCCTGGAATGAATGATCAGTCATGGGCTTTGTTGTGCTCAAAGGAAGGATTCTCTGTTctgcacaacaacaacataacTAAAATCTATGTAGACCCCTCAAACAAAGTAGGGGTGTATGTGGACTGGCCTGGTGGCACTGTGTCTTTCTTTGGGGTTTTCCCTGACAAAATGACCTACCTTCACACCTACAACACCAAATTCACTCAACCTTTGTATCCTGTTTTGAGAATAGAACCCGTTAAAATTAGAATGGCCACTATGCTGTAA
- the LOC122831091 gene encoding NACHT, LRR and PYD domains-containing protein 3-like isoform X3, which translates to MHVSHGHLYGNFTMSQSEESMEASVPKNDGVSYENGTLVGPQRNEEKSSTSDSQSPSLKNLKSMDHPPTFQKENGVSKAEQMKFPMKTNKSLDCPIGFKHLMRRTVNSPTPSVVSLKSNNSMDYPVNFKRSSFAGFRHKTVNSSTPSVVSLKSNNSMDYPVNFKGSSWSGFGQKMGNSSTPSVVSLKSNNSMDYPVNFKGSSSSGCGQKMGNSSTPSVVSLKSNNSMDYPVNFKGSSSSGSDDKTLEKTSRFHGDLRKVFERLERETVTLVRSELKKLHQLLTPKRLWTHDVIRDVFHCEEREKILTGEEDEVINFLREFLRMRKHGDFADALSSSRSVRSPSKDKDESHVTKLSELEDQQLKSERIPPKADMDTIFKNLEGNIVVFVENELRSFHKLLNRETVHSQDEDEEGLNWEEEEQKKITKEAFLNMILKYLRRMEQEGMAFALLNNSVMSKCQLKLKSNLKERLAYVLEGMAKDGHPTLLNKIYTDLYITEGREEVICDHEVKHFEKALKRIVKPLTIRCEELFKPITGRDKPVRTVMTEGVAGIGKTVLTQKFALDRAEGKNNQDIQFTFPFSFRGLNMVKDKKFSLVELIHLFFPEMKEAGICSFEHFRVLFIFDGLDECRFPLYLKTKEILTKVTQSASLEILLANLFKGRLLPSALVWITTRPAAAHHIPPEFVDMMTEVRGFNDPQKKEYFRKRFTEEEESKRVISHIKSSRSLYIMCHIPVFCWIIATVLEDAIKTREEADLPNSLTEMYILFLVVLSKVKNVKYDENADKNAFWTPETRKMIESLGKLAFEQLMKGNLVFYESDLTECGIDVRAASVYSGVFTEIFQEERGFFHQNMFCFVHLSIQEFLAALHVHLTFINTGVNLLDEEESVSPGSKISEEQIEHFYKNAVEKTIDSPSGKLDLFLRFLLGLSLKTNQTLLQGFVTERRTSSSSLKNIALYIKKRIEEIQCPYDKANLFHCLNELKELSLVAEIEQILKSGKLETENFSKAQWGALFHILLSSDDYEKNFDMRKYYISKEAQENFAPLLICSTKAVLSCCFLNEESYTLIGDILSNPSCLLKDLDLSNNDMKDSGLKLLCEGISKPVCKLETLRLSGCLITREGCEVLASALASNPSHLKELDLRYNYPEEHGVALLSAGLEDPNWALTTLRVEPSGLQFLKPGLRKYAVEPILDSTTTHRNLTLSEFNRIMTVGQGEKVSWSDAEELLGRHDLTGRCYWEAEWRGKASIGVTYKEIRKRGEINRCGPGMNDQSWALLCSKEGFSVLHNNNITKIYVDPSNKVGVYVDWPGGTVSFFGVFPDKMTYLHTYNTKFTQPLYPVLRIEPVKIRMATML; encoded by the exons ATGCATGTCTCTCATGGACACTTATACG GAAACTTTACAATGAGTCAGTCTGAGGAAAGCATGGAGGCGTCTGTGCCCAAAAATGATGGTGTGTCCTATGAAAACGGTACACTGGTCGGACCTCAAAG GAACGAGGAGAAAAGCTCCACATCTGATTCACAGAGTCCTTccctgaaaaatctgaaatccaTGGATCATCCTCCTACTTTCCAAAAGGAAAACGGAGtttcaaa ggCAGAGCAGATGAAGTTCCCCATGAAAACGAACAAATCCTTGGATTGTCCAATTGGTTTTAAACA TTTGATGCGGAGAACAGTAAACTCTCCTACACCAAGTGTTGTGTCTCTAAAGAGCAACAACTCGATGGATTACCCTGTTAATTTTAAACGTTCTTCATTTGCAGG tttcaggCATAAAACAGTAAACTCTTCTACACCAAGCGTTGTGTCGCTAAAGAGCAACAACTCAATGGATTACCCTGTTAATTTTAAAGGTTCTTCATGGTCAGG TTTTGGGCAGAAAATGGGAAACTCTTCCACACCGAGCGTTGTGTCCCTAAAGAGCAACAACTCGATGGATTACCCCGTCAATTTTAAAGGTTCTTCGTCTTCAGG ttgTGGGCAGAAAATGGGAAACTCTTCCACACCGAGCGTTGTGTCCCTAAAGAGCAACAACTCGATGGATTACCCCGTCAATTTTAAAGGTTCTTCATCTTCAGG ATCTGATGACAAAACACTGGAGAAGACCAGCAGATTTCATGGAGACCTTCGTAAAGTTTTTGAG AGACTTGAGAGAGAAACTGTCACTCTTGTAAGGAGCGAACTGAAGAAACTTCATCAGCTGTTAACTCCGAAACGCCTTTGGACACATGATGTGATCAGAGACGTGTTTCATTGTGAGGAAAGAGAGAAGATCCTTACCGGAGAAGAAGACGAGGTCATAAACTTCCTGAGGGAATTTTTGAGGATGAGGAAGCATGGAGACTTTGCTGACGCTCTATCGTCCA GTCGCTCTGTCAGAAGCCCATCTAAGGACAAAGATGAGTCACATGTGACCAAACTCTCTGAACTTGAAGACCAGCAGCTCAAATCTGAGAG AATCCCCCCAAAGGCAGACATGGACACAATATTTAAG AATCTTGAGGGGAACATTGTTGTCTTTGTTGAGAATGAGCTGAGAAGTTTTCATAAGCTCTTAAACAGAGAGACTGTTCATAGCCaagatgaggatgaagagggTTTAAAttgggaggaggaagagcagaagaaaattaCCAAAGAAGCTTTTCTGAACATGATCTTGAAGTATTTGAGAAGAATGGAGCAAGAAGGGATGGCCTTTGCTCTACTAAACA aTAGTGTTATGTCCAAATGCCAACTTAAACTCAAATCCAACCTGAAGGAGAGGCTAGCATATGTGCTTGAAGGAATGGCCAAAGACGGTCATCCAACCCTTCTTAATAAGATCTACACTGACCTCTACATAACTGAAGGACGTGAAGAGGTCATCTGTGACCAtgaagtgaaacattttgaaaaagctcTCAAAAGAATAGTTAAACCACTAACAATCAGATGTGAAGAGCTCTTCAAACCCATTACAGGAAGAGACAAACCAGTAAGAACAGTGATGACAGAgggagtggctggcattggAAAAACAGTCTTGACACAGAAGTTTGCGCTGGACAGggctgaaggaaaaaataaccAAGACATCCAGTTCACATTTCCATTTTCCTTTAGAGGACTGAACATGGTGAAGgacaaaaagttcagtttggttGAACTTATTCATCTTTTCTTCCCTGAAATGAAAGAAGCTGGAATCTGCTCTTTTGAACACTTCAGAgttttgttcatctttgatggtcTGGATGAGTGTCGATTTCCTCTGTATCTGAAAACCAAAGAGATCCTGACCAAGGTTACACAGTCCGCCTCATTAGAGATACTGCTGGCAAACCTTTTCAAGGGGAGGTTACTTCCTTCAGCTCTTGTCTGGATCACAACTCGACCTGCAGCAGCCCATCACATCCCTCCTGAGTTTGTTGACATGATGACTGAAGTGAGAGGATTCAATGATCCTCAGAAGAAGGAGTACTTCAGAAAGAGAttcacagaggaagaggaaagcaAAAGAGTAATTTCTCATATCAAATCATCAAGAAGCCTCTACATTATGTGCCATATCCCTGTCTTCTGCTGGATCATTGCTACAGTTCTAGAGGATGCCATTAAAACCAGAGAAGAAGCAGACCTACCCAACTCCCTGACAGAGATGTATATCCTCTTCCTGGTGGTTCTGTCCAAGGTGAAGAATGTCAAGTATGATGAAAACGCTGACAAAAATGCCTTCTGGACTCCAGAGACCAGGAAGATGATTGAATCCTTGGGAAAACTGGCCTTTGAGCAGTTAATGAAAGGCAACCTGGTTTTCTATGAATCTGACCTGACAGAGTGCGGCATTGATGTCAGAGCAGCCTCAGTGTATTCAGGGGTGTTCACAGAGATCTTTCAGGAGGAGAGAGGGTTTTTCCATCAGAACATGTTCTGCTTTGTCCACTTGAGCAttcaggagtttctggctgctcttCATGTCCATCTGACATTCATCAACACTGGCGTCAATCTGCTGGACGAAGAGGAATCAGTCTCACCTGGGTCAAAGATCTCTGAAGAACAAATTGAGCACTTCTACAAGAATGCTGTAGAGAAAACTATAGATAGTCCAAGTGGCAAACTGGATCTGTTTCTGAGATTCCTTCTTGGTCTTTCTCTGAAAACCAATCAGACGCTCCTGCAAGGCTTTGTGACGGAAAGAAGAACATCAAGCAGTTCATTGAAAAACATAGCTCTGTACATCAAGAAGAGGATTGAAGAGATTCAGTGTCCCTATGATAAAGCCAATTTATTTCACTGTCTAAATGAACTGAAGGAACTTTCTTTAGTGGCAGAGATTGAACAAATCTTGAAATCAGGAAAACTGGAGACAGAAAATTTCTCTAAAGCTCAGTGGGGAGCACTGTTCCACATTCTGCTGTCTTCAGACGATTATGAGAAAAACTTTGATATGAGAAAGTATTATATTTCAAAGGAGGCTCAAGAGAATTTTGCTCCACTCTTAATATGCTCAACTAAAGCTGT ACTCAGCTGCTGTTTCCTGAATGAGGAAAGCTATACACTTATTGGAGATATTCTCAGTAATCCGTCCTGTTTATTGAAAGACTTGGACCTGAGTAACAACGACATGAAAGATTCAGGACTGAAGCTGCTGTGTGAAGGCATTTCCAAACCAGTCTGTAAACTTGAAACCTTAAG GTTGTCAGGTTGTTTAATCACAAGAGAAGGTTGTGAAGTTCTGGCATCAGCTCTGGCTTCTAACCCGTCTCACCTCAAAGAGTTGGACCTGCGTTACAATTACCCAGAAGAACATGGAGTGgctctcctctctgctggaCTGGAAGACCCAAACTGGGCATTAACAACTCTTAG GGTGGAGCCGAGTggattacagtttttaaaacccGGTCTGAGGAAGT ATGCCGTTGAACCCATCCTGGACTCCACCACCACACACAGAAACCTCACACTCTCTGAATTTAACAGAATAATGACAGTGGGACAAGGAGAGAAGGTCTCTTGGTCTGATGCCGAGGAGCTGCTGGGTAGACATGATCTCACTGGTCGCTGTTACTGGGAGGCAGAGTGGAGAGGAAAAGCTTCCATTGGAGTGACatacaaagaaatcagaaagaGAGGGGAAATAAATCGCTGTGGTCCTGGAATGAATGATCAGTCATGGGCTTTGTTGTGCTCAAAGGAAGGATTCTCTGTTctgcacaacaacaacataacTAAAATCTATGTAGACCCCTCAAACAAAGTAGGGGTGTATGTGGACTGGCCTGGTGGCACTGTGTCTTTCTTTGGGGTTTTCCCTGACAAAATGACCTACCTTCACACCTACAACACCAAATTCACTCAACCTTTGTATCCTGTTTTGAGAATAGAACCCGTTAAAATTAGAATGGCCACTATGCTGTAA